A window of Streptomyces sp. DG1A-41 contains these coding sequences:
- a CDS encoding ABC transporter permease, producing the protein MATETESSRHALRNTSPTPRTATTENPRKPGTGKQKPPGGGRLRGHLIGTYGLLTLTVLLFLVFSLALPDTFPTLANASSILSNQSIPAMLALGAMIPIVTGKFDLSVGYGLGLAHVLAMQLIVNNGWPWPVACLVVIAGGGLIGVFNGLLVEFAKIDSLIATLGTGSVLYACTGWITDGARIVPGPHGLPPAFTDLYDSTFLGLPVPAFYVLGLAVILWLLLERLPLGRYLYVIGSNARAADLVGIPTRRYGVYAFAGSGIVVGFAGVLLAAQQQIGNPSVGMDYLLPAFVGALLGSTAIKPGRANAAGTVVAVAILAIGLAGIQQLGAEFWATSLFNGGTLLLAVGLAGYSARRRLRAGATATRKSLSEPAPPTPAPSTDQA; encoded by the coding sequence ATGGCCACCGAGACCGAATCCTCCCGCCACGCCCTGCGGAACACGAGCCCGACCCCCCGCACCGCCACAACCGAAAATCCGCGCAAACCGGGCACCGGAAAGCAGAAGCCCCCTGGCGGCGGCCGGCTCCGCGGCCACCTCATAGGCACCTACGGCCTGCTCACCCTCACCGTCCTGCTGTTCCTGGTCTTCTCCCTCGCCCTGCCGGACACCTTCCCGACCCTGGCCAACGCCTCGTCGATCCTGTCCAACCAGTCGATCCCCGCGATGCTCGCGCTCGGCGCGATGATCCCCATCGTCACCGGCAAGTTCGACCTGTCCGTCGGCTACGGCCTCGGCCTCGCCCACGTCCTGGCGATGCAGCTCATCGTCAACAACGGCTGGCCCTGGCCGGTGGCCTGCCTCGTCGTGATCGCCGGAGGCGGCCTCATCGGTGTCTTCAACGGCCTGCTGGTCGAGTTCGCCAAGATCGACTCCTTGATCGCCACCCTCGGCACCGGCAGTGTCCTGTACGCCTGCACCGGCTGGATCACCGACGGCGCCCGCATCGTCCCCGGCCCGCATGGCCTGCCCCCGGCCTTCACGGACCTGTACGACTCGACGTTCCTCGGCCTGCCCGTACCCGCCTTCTACGTCCTCGGCCTCGCCGTCATCCTCTGGCTGCTGCTGGAGCGGCTGCCGCTCGGCCGCTACCTGTACGTCATCGGCTCCAACGCCCGCGCCGCCGACCTGGTCGGCATCCCCACCCGCCGCTACGGCGTCTACGCGTTCGCCGGATCCGGCATCGTGGTCGGCTTCGCAGGGGTCCTGCTCGCCGCCCAGCAGCAGATCGGCAACCCCAGCGTCGGCATGGACTATCTGCTGCCCGCCTTCGTGGGCGCGCTCCTCGGCTCCACCGCCATCAAGCCTGGGCGTGCCAACGCCGCCGGCACCGTCGTCGCCGTCGCCATCCTCGCCATCGGCCTCGCCGGCATCCAGCAGCTCGGCGCCGAGTTCTGGGCCACGTCCCTGTTCAACGGCGGCACCCTCCTCCTCGCCGTCGGCCTGGCCGGCTACTCCGC
- a CDS encoding sugar ABC transporter ATP-binding protein, with the protein MNDAPDDTTPSHSPPDGLADPRPLVTIRGLRKRFGGTLALADVDLDIHAGSVLALLGHNGAGKSTLIKILAGVYRADEGQVTIAGHPLGTDAASTEMSFIHQDLGLVEWMSVAENVALGTGYPRKGGLVSWRQVRRRCTEALDIVAGHLAPDAAVADLTRAERSLVAIARALSTRARLIVLDEPTASLPAADCARLFDVLHTLRDRGHAIVYVSHRLDEVYQVADRFAVLRDGHLISQGLLAEHGPERIVHDIVGREPESHRPAAPRTTGTTAATVLRLTGATTEGAGPVDLELRAGEVLGMVGLTGAGHMDLGRALAGARPFTEGEVVLDGSPYRPRSVAAAVDAGIGFVTSNRQEEGCALELTVRENFLANPRADAHSPWRWISPRHERAEAGDLVERFGVRPADPEAPIATLSGGNQQKVMIGRWLRLSRRVVILEEPTAGVDVGAKAEIYRLLDDALAAGLAVLLISTDFEEVADVCHRALVFVRGGVTAELSGEALNVTELTHAASAMPALTGTGTH; encoded by the coding sequence GTGAACGACGCTCCCGATGACACGACTCCCAGCCATTCGCCGCCCGACGGGCTCGCGGATCCCCGCCCGCTGGTGACGATTCGCGGACTGCGCAAGCGGTTCGGCGGCACCCTCGCCCTCGCCGATGTCGACCTCGATATCCACGCGGGCAGCGTCCTTGCCCTATTGGGGCACAACGGTGCCGGAAAATCCACACTTATCAAGATCCTTGCCGGTGTTTACCGCGCCGATGAAGGCCAGGTCACCATCGCCGGACACCCCCTCGGCACCGACGCGGCCTCCACCGAGATGTCCTTCATCCACCAGGACCTGGGCCTGGTGGAGTGGATGTCGGTGGCCGAGAACGTCGCCCTGGGCACCGGCTACCCCCGCAAGGGCGGCCTCGTCTCCTGGCGGCAGGTACGGCGGCGCTGCACCGAGGCCCTGGACATCGTCGCCGGTCACCTCGCCCCGGACGCGGCCGTCGCCGACCTCACCCGCGCCGAGCGCTCCCTTGTCGCCATCGCCCGCGCGCTGTCCACCCGCGCTCGCCTCATCGTCCTCGACGAGCCCACCGCCAGCCTGCCCGCCGCCGACTGCGCCCGGCTCTTCGACGTCCTGCACACGCTGCGGGACCGCGGCCACGCCATCGTCTACGTCAGCCACCGCCTCGACGAGGTCTACCAGGTCGCCGACCGCTTCGCCGTCCTTCGCGACGGGCACCTCATCAGCCAGGGCCTGCTCGCCGAGCACGGCCCCGAGCGGATCGTGCACGACATCGTCGGACGTGAGCCGGAGAGCCACCGTCCCGCCGCACCCCGCACCACCGGCACCACGGCCGCCACCGTGCTGCGCCTGACCGGTGCCACCACCGAGGGCGCCGGCCCCGTCGACCTGGAGCTGCGCGCCGGGGAGGTCCTCGGCATGGTCGGCCTCACCGGCGCCGGCCACATGGACCTCGGCCGCGCCCTCGCCGGAGCCCGCCCCTTCACCGAAGGCGAGGTAGTGCTCGACGGCAGTCCGTACCGCCCCCGTTCGGTAGCCGCCGCCGTGGACGCGGGAATCGGCTTCGTCACCAGCAACCGCCAGGAGGAGGGCTGCGCCCTCGAACTCACCGTGCGCGAGAACTTCCTGGCCAACCCCCGCGCGGACGCCCACTCACCCTGGCGCTGGATCAGCCCGAGGCATGAGCGCGCGGAGGCCGGCGACCTGGTGGAGCGCTTCGGAGTGCGCCCCGCCGACCCCGAGGCACCGATCGCCACCCTCTCCGGCGGCAACCAGCAGAAGGTCATGATCGGCCGCTGGCTGCGCCTGAGCCGCCGCGTGGTGATCCTCGAGGAACCGACCGCCGGCGTCGACGTCGGCGCCAAGGCCGAGATCTACCGGCTCCTCGACGACGCCCTCGCAGCTGGACTCGCCGTCCTGCTCATCTCCACCGATTTCGAAGAGGTCGCCGACGTCTGCCACCGGGCCCTGGTCTTCGTACGGGGCGGCGTGACCGCGGAACTGTCCGGCGAAGCCCTCAACGTCACCGAACTCACCCATGCCGCGTCGGCCATGCCGGCGCTGACCGGAACGGGCACCCACTGA
- a CDS encoding IclR family transcriptional regulator: MSASDPGSLVPAVTRAVAILDTLGEAEGRPLSVSELARALGLPKSSTGNLCASLEAAGMITRNGTGFSLGRKLVELGGRYLSTVDQLRDFYELCRRSSHISRETARVAVLDGLDVLYLARYDGTQPLRLTANIGDRFPANCTATGKAILSTLDPAVAEDRLRGRTLPALSERSLTSVPALLEDLAAARERGYAIDDEEATAGVLCLAVPVTGFRTDSAPFAISVTVLKARLDDEFREALLKDLRDIAAGLENPMLPQGMSMSGG, from the coding sequence GTGAGCGCAAGCGACCCGGGAAGTCTTGTCCCGGCGGTGACACGGGCCGTGGCGATCCTCGACACGCTCGGTGAGGCGGAAGGCCGACCGCTGTCGGTGAGCGAGCTCGCCCGCGCCCTGGGTCTGCCGAAGTCCTCGACGGGGAACCTGTGTGCCTCTCTGGAGGCGGCAGGCATGATCACGCGCAACGGCACCGGCTTCAGCCTGGGGCGCAAGCTGGTGGAGCTCGGTGGCCGCTACCTGTCCACGGTGGACCAGCTCCGCGACTTCTACGAGCTGTGCCGGCGCAGCTCGCACATCTCCCGGGAGACCGCCCGGGTCGCCGTCCTCGACGGCCTGGACGTGCTGTACCTCGCCCGGTACGACGGCACTCAGCCGTTGCGCCTCACGGCCAACATCGGCGACCGGTTCCCGGCGAACTGCACGGCCACCGGGAAGGCGATCCTGTCGACCCTGGACCCGGCGGTGGCCGAGGACCGGCTGCGCGGCAGGACCCTGCCCGCCCTCAGTGAGCGGTCCCTGACGTCCGTGCCCGCGCTGCTGGAGGACCTGGCGGCGGCCCGGGAGCGCGGGTACGCGATCGACGACGAGGAAGCCACGGCGGGTGTGCTCTGCCTGGCCGTACCTGTCACGGGATTCCGTACGGACTCGGCGCCCTTCGCGATCAGCGTCACCGTACTCAAGGCGCGGCTCGACGACGAGTTCCGTGAGGCGCTGCTGAAGGACCTGCGCGACATCGCGGCGGGGCTGGAGAACCCGATGCTGCCGCAGGGGATGTCCATGAGCGGCGGGTGA
- a CDS encoding cyclase family protein, producing MTSSPSDSPPTPSAPSLPRNGPSLSREEFDTLFDTLRTWGRWTPADRGAWNRVTPAHVQRATALVRSGTTVPMALPWNTVPGPDNGKPALHYMSDLGDVEAPEPSCHKDFIAVDYHGKGVSHLDALSHIAYRGQLYDGRTAREVVDAAGAHFGAVSALGPLVTKGVLIDLPASLGTDWLEPGTAVHADDVLAAEKALGVTIGEGDAVLLRSGHFRRRADLGAWNPDNASAGFHVDAIPLLAERGIALLGGDGDSDVRPSPVEGLHSPVHALAITAMGVPLLDNLDLEALSAACAAEGRYEFLLVVAPLNVPGGTGSPVNPVAVL from the coding sequence ATGACCAGCAGCCCGTCCGATTCCCCGCCGACCCCTTCCGCCCCCTCTCTTCCCCGGAACGGCCCCAGCCTCTCGCGGGAGGAGTTCGACACCCTCTTCGACACGCTCCGCACCTGGGGCCGCTGGACCCCCGCCGACCGCGGCGCGTGGAACCGGGTCACCCCGGCCCACGTCCAGCGTGCCACCGCCCTGGTCCGCAGCGGCACCACCGTCCCGATGGCCCTGCCCTGGAACACGGTGCCCGGCCCGGACAACGGCAAGCCCGCCCTGCACTACATGTCCGACCTCGGCGACGTGGAGGCCCCCGAGCCGTCCTGCCACAAGGACTTCATCGCCGTCGACTACCACGGCAAGGGCGTCAGCCACCTCGACGCCCTCTCCCACATCGCATACCGCGGACAGCTCTACGACGGCCGCACCGCCCGCGAGGTCGTCGACGCCGCAGGCGCCCACTTCGGCGCCGTCTCCGCCCTCGGCCCCCTCGTCACCAAGGGCGTCCTGATCGACCTGCCCGCCAGCCTCGGCACCGACTGGCTCGAACCCGGCACCGCCGTACACGCCGACGACGTCCTCGCCGCCGAGAAGGCACTCGGCGTGACCATCGGCGAGGGCGACGCGGTCCTGCTGCGCTCCGGCCACTTCCGGCGCCGCGCCGATCTGGGCGCCTGGAATCCCGACAACGCCAGCGCCGGCTTCCACGTCGACGCCATCCCCCTGCTGGCCGAGCGCGGGATCGCCCTGCTCGGCGGCGACGGCGACAGCGACGTACGGCCCTCCCCCGTCGAGGGACTGCACTCCCCTGTGCACGCCCTCGCCATCACCGCCATGGGCGTACCGCTGCTGGACAACCTCGACCTGGAGGCGCTGTCCGCAGCCTGCGCGGCGGAAGGCCGCTACGAGTTCCTGCTCGTCGTGGCTCCGCTGAACGTCCCCGGCGGCACGGGCTCGCCCGTCAACCCGGTAGCGGTGCTGTGA
- a CDS encoding NAD(P)-dependent oxidoreductase, producing the protein MAASRPAAGRFTVGVSRDFLDADGRNVWGDIRLGDLDAAGVDWDYLPCDTAELLAPDIDGLDAVLFAGPAVTPRTFAGITRPPLLLARFGVGYDAVDLDACTRNGVLVTITPDGARRPVATAALALLLSVLHNVTAKDRLVREGRWSEKEQWMGRGLTGRRIGLLGLGNTARDLVGLLRPFEVEVIAYDPYCPPETAAELGVRLADADTVMAEADAVIVMCVLTEETFHLVDARRLALMKPSAVLLNVARGPIVDEPALIEALRAGRIRGAGLDVFETEPPDAGNPLLSMDNVVLSPHSLAWTDEMSTGNGGSAVRAILDVATGRLPRFVVNRDVLGHAYLSERLGALAAGPGEPARAGARP; encoded by the coding sequence ATGGCGGCCTCCCGACCGGCCGCCGGCCGGTTCACCGTGGGTGTCAGCCGTGACTTCCTCGACGCCGACGGGCGCAACGTCTGGGGCGACATCCGGCTCGGCGATCTGGACGCCGCCGGGGTCGACTGGGACTACCTCCCGTGCGACACCGCCGAACTCCTCGCCCCGGACATCGACGGCCTCGACGCCGTCCTGTTCGCCGGCCCCGCCGTCACCCCCCGCACCTTCGCCGGCATCACCAGACCTCCGCTGCTCCTCGCCCGCTTCGGAGTCGGCTACGACGCCGTCGACCTCGACGCCTGCACGCGCAACGGCGTCCTGGTGACCATCACCCCGGACGGCGCCCGGCGCCCGGTGGCCACCGCCGCCCTCGCCCTGCTCCTGTCCGTCCTGCACAACGTCACCGCCAAGGACCGGCTGGTGCGCGAGGGACGCTGGTCGGAGAAGGAACAGTGGATGGGGCGCGGGCTCACCGGCCGCCGGATCGGCCTGCTCGGACTCGGCAACACCGCCCGTGATCTGGTCGGACTGCTCCGGCCGTTCGAGGTCGAGGTCATCGCCTACGACCCGTACTGCCCGCCGGAGACCGCAGCGGAACTCGGCGTCCGTCTCGCCGACGCCGACACGGTGATGGCCGAGGCCGACGCGGTGATCGTGATGTGCGTGCTGACCGAGGAGACCTTCCACCTGGTCGACGCCCGGCGGCTGGCCCTCATGAAGCCCTCGGCCGTACTGCTCAACGTCGCCCGGGGCCCGATCGTCGACGAGCCGGCACTGATCGAGGCGCTGCGCGCCGGCCGTATCCGCGGCGCCGGACTGGACGTGTTCGAGACCGAGCCGCCCGATGCGGGCAACCCGCTGCTGAGTATGGACAACGTGGTGCTCAGCCCGCACAGCCTGGCCTGGACCGACGAGATGTCCACCGGGAACGGCGGCAGCGCGGTGCGGGCGATCCTGGACGTGGCGACCGGCCGGCTGCCCCGGTTCGTCGTCAACCGGGACGTGCTCGGCCACGCGTACCTGTCCGAGCGGCTGGGTGCGCTGGCGGCAGGCCCGGGTGAGCCCGCGCGAGCGGGGGCCCGCCCGTGA
- a CDS encoding NAD(P)-dependent oxidoreductase — protein sequence MSSPPPPSRTVGFIGLGAMGLPMAANLAEAGFDVLAWNRSRPPLDAAVAAGCRAADRPAQVAGAARVVLTMLPDLPQVRALLDELLAGPGSGGADTLVVMGTVSPVAVRALAEELRPRGIEVVDAPVSGGVTGARDASLSIMAGGTADAVERVRPYLAAMGSTVRRMGDIGAGSLAKACNQLVVAGTLVALAEAVVLGERGGLEPAALLDVLAGGLAASEVLTQKRRHLADGDFTPSGPARYLHKDLGFVLHSAADADITLPLSATVAALYAAIDSGGLGDLDNSVVLRLLREGRLPSPDSHSTTTKD from the coding sequence GTGAGCTCCCCGCCTCCCCCGTCCCGGACGGTCGGCTTCATCGGACTCGGTGCGATGGGCCTGCCCATGGCGGCCAACCTCGCCGAGGCGGGCTTCGACGTCCTGGCCTGGAACCGCAGCCGGCCTCCCCTCGACGCCGCCGTGGCCGCCGGATGCCGTGCCGCCGACCGTCCCGCCCAGGTGGCGGGCGCGGCCCGGGTCGTCCTCACCATGCTCCCCGACCTTCCCCAGGTGCGGGCGCTGCTGGACGAGCTGCTCGCGGGCCCCGGCTCGGGAGGCGCGGACACGCTCGTCGTGATGGGCACCGTCTCGCCGGTGGCGGTCCGTGCCCTGGCCGAGGAGCTGCGCCCGCGCGGCATCGAGGTCGTCGACGCTCCCGTCAGCGGCGGCGTGACCGGCGCCCGCGACGCCTCCCTGTCCATCATGGCGGGCGGCACGGCGGACGCCGTCGAACGGGTCCGCCCCTACCTGGCCGCCATGGGCTCGACCGTGCGCCGTATGGGAGACATTGGAGCCGGTTCGCTCGCCAAGGCCTGCAACCAACTCGTGGTCGCCGGAACCCTGGTGGCCCTCGCCGAAGCCGTCGTGCTGGGTGAGCGCGGCGGACTCGAACCGGCGGCGCTGCTGGACGTATTGGCCGGCGGCCTCGCCGCCTCCGAGGTGCTGACACAGAAACGCCGCCACCTCGCCGACGGCGACTTCACGCCCTCCGGCCCCGCGCGCTACCTCCACAAGGACCTCGGCTTCGTCCTGCACAGCGCCGCCGACGCCGACATCACGCTGCCGCTGTCCGCCACCGTCGCCGCCCTCTACGCGGCGATCGACTCCGGCGGCCTCGGCGACCTGGACAACAGCGTCGTACTCCGGCTGCTGCGCGAGGGCCGTCTCCCCTCCCCCGACTCGCACTCCACCACCACGAAGGACTGA
- the gnd gene encoding phosphogluconate dehydrogenase (NAD(+)-dependent, decarboxylating), translated as MQVGIVGLGRMGGNMAARWRDRGHEVLGYSRTSPDRDADSLEELVGKLAAPRVVWLMLPAGDPTRHAIQQLTGLLSPGDVIVEGGNSRFSDDTEHAALLAEHGVGYVDCGVSGGVWGRENGYAVMCGGADEHVRRVWPLLESLAPEQDGICHAGPVGAGHYAKMVHNGIEYGMMQALAEGYELLEASEFVPDVPKVLASWRHGTVVRSWLLDLLVRALEQDSGLAGLSGRVDDSGEGRWTVEEAVRLAVSAPAMTAALFARFASRKPDAAQLKALAAMRQQFGGHAVHAAAGTPGGNG; from the coding sequence ATGCAGGTAGGAATCGTCGGTCTCGGACGAATGGGCGGCAACATGGCGGCCCGCTGGCGCGACCGCGGTCACGAGGTGCTCGGCTACAGCCGCACCTCACCGGACCGTGACGCGGACTCCCTGGAGGAACTGGTCGGCAAGCTCGCCGCCCCGCGGGTGGTGTGGCTGATGCTGCCCGCCGGCGACCCCACCCGCCATGCGATCCAGCAGCTGACCGGACTGCTCTCCCCGGGCGATGTGATCGTCGAGGGCGGCAACTCCCGCTTCAGCGACGACACCGAGCACGCCGCACTGCTCGCCGAGCACGGCGTCGGATACGTCGACTGCGGTGTCAGCGGCGGCGTCTGGGGCCGGGAGAACGGCTACGCCGTGATGTGCGGCGGCGCCGACGAGCACGTCCGGCGGGTGTGGCCGCTGCTGGAGTCGCTCGCCCCGGAGCAGGACGGCATCTGTCACGCCGGGCCGGTGGGCGCGGGCCACTACGCCAAGATGGTCCACAACGGCATCGAGTACGGCATGATGCAGGCCCTCGCGGAGGGCTACGAACTGCTCGAGGCCAGCGAGTTCGTGCCCGACGTGCCGAAGGTCCTCGCCTCCTGGCGGCACGGCACGGTCGTCCGCTCCTGGCTGCTCGACCTCCTCGTCCGCGCCCTGGAACAGGACTCCGGGCTGGCCGGCCTGTCCGGCCGGGTCGACGACTCCGGCGAGGGCCGCTGGACCGTCGAGGAGGCGGTACGCCTGGCCGTGTCCGCCCCGGCCATGACCGCCGCCCTCTTCGCCCGCTTCGCCTCCCGCAAGCCGGATGCCGCCCAGCTCAAGGCACTGGCCGCGATGCGACAGCAGTTCGGCGGGCACGCGGTGCACGCGGCAGCGGGCACGCCCGGCGGCAACGGCTGA
- a CDS encoding multicopper oxidase domain-containing protein, which yields MTDEMHGNQADSRHGASETPDGGSSLSRRKFLATTTVVVTAGGASTVAATDPPSRSTPGLHGPAVPAHRTLSPFLDPLPVPPTARKTRADGLSHLTVRMRATTTRLHSQLPPTPVWAYDGLVPGPTIEVRRGEKLHVTWANDLSGHLPVTVVEVPASTTPPALWDQPGRSGYPARADVAELRPWTVVHLHGAVTGSGNDGWPENGVGPGLSQLSEYVNDQPATALFYHDHAMNITRWNVMAGLSGLYLIRDDQEDALGLPSGPYEVPLFIADRNLDTAAEGLLTGRLLHKTAVVHREPMLQMRAFTGPFTQVNGVIWPYLRVAPRWYRFRVVNSANTRQYRLTLTDEDGRPVPAGTVQQIGTDHGLLAEPVPLENDGLTLGSAERADLLVDFSAFRGKRLRLVNTNTSPDPGPWPRVMEFRVDARPVHDPFVLPRRLSAGAPAPQDAASDRPGQDRLVVLTTMGPGQALCWEMERIDAPSGDLPSDGIVQIREDDGSVTTYRRAAADFYDPVRFFVRTRSWERWRFLHAAPSGWPHPMHIHATSFRVRSRETYDVGGFTSFALPGGGIGCGTATPLRRTGTAEVPPGERGWKDTVRVGAGELVTVDGYFGDSAGKFVYHCHMLEHEDMGMMRQFVVLPDQVTRLGAPMDMPSSPDGDMGTHG from the coding sequence ATGACTGACGAGATGCACGGCAACCAGGCGGACAGCAGACACGGTGCCAGTGAGACACCTGACGGGGGCTCGTCGCTGAGCCGCCGGAAGTTCCTCGCCACCACGACGGTGGTGGTCACGGCGGGCGGCGCCTCGACGGTCGCCGCCACGGATCCGCCGAGCCGGTCCACTCCCGGCCTGCACGGCCCCGCAGTCCCGGCCCACCGCACCCTCAGCCCCTTCCTGGACCCGCTGCCCGTGCCCCCGACCGCCCGGAAGACCCGCGCCGACGGCCTCTCGCACCTCACCGTTCGGATGCGCGCCACGACGACGCGGCTGCACTCCCAGCTGCCGCCCACACCCGTCTGGGCCTACGACGGCCTGGTGCCGGGCCCCACGATCGAGGTGCGCCGGGGCGAGAAACTCCACGTCACCTGGGCCAACGACCTCTCCGGACACCTCCCCGTGACGGTGGTCGAGGTGCCCGCCAGCACGACGCCACCGGCTCTCTGGGACCAGCCGGGCAGGAGCGGGTACCCGGCCCGGGCCGACGTCGCGGAACTCCGGCCCTGGACGGTGGTGCACCTGCACGGGGCGGTCACCGGCAGCGGCAACGACGGCTGGCCCGAAAACGGGGTGGGGCCAGGGCTGTCGCAGCTGTCCGAGTACGTCAACGACCAGCCGGCGACCGCGCTCTTCTACCACGACCACGCCATGAACATCACCCGGTGGAACGTGATGGCCGGTCTGTCCGGCCTGTATCTGATCCGGGACGATCAGGAGGACGCCCTCGGCCTGCCGAGCGGTCCGTACGAGGTGCCGTTGTTCATCGCGGACCGCAACCTGGACACCGCCGCAGAGGGCCTGCTCACCGGTCGCCTGCTGCACAAGACGGCCGTCGTCCATCGTGAACCGATGCTGCAGATGCGGGCCTTCACCGGCCCGTTCACCCAGGTCAACGGTGTCATTTGGCCGTATCTGCGGGTGGCGCCCCGCTGGTACCGGTTCCGCGTCGTCAACAGCGCCAACACCCGCCAGTACCGGCTGACGCTGACCGACGAGGACGGGCGGCCCGTGCCGGCCGGCACCGTCCAGCAGATCGGCACGGACCACGGGCTGCTGGCCGAGCCGGTGCCGCTGGAGAACGACGGCCTGACGCTGGGCTCCGCCGAACGTGCCGACCTGCTGGTCGACTTCTCGGCGTTCCGCGGGAAGCGACTGCGGCTGGTGAACACCAACACCAGCCCCGACCCCGGTCCCTGGCCCCGGGTGATGGAGTTCCGGGTGGACGCCCGCCCCGTGCACGATCCGTTCGTCCTGCCCCGGCGGCTGAGCGCGGGAGCCCCTGCCCCCCAGGATGCCGCGTCGGACCGTCCCGGGCAGGACCGGCTCGTGGTGCTCACCACCATGGGCCCCGGACAGGCCCTGTGCTGGGAGATGGAGCGCATCGACGCGCCCTCCGGCGATCTGCCCTCCGACGGCATCGTGCAGATCCGGGAGGACGACGGCAGCGTGACGACGTACCGCCGCGCGGCCGCGGACTTCTACGACCCGGTGCGCTTCTTCGTCCGGACCCGGAGCTGGGAGCGCTGGCGCTTCCTGCACGCGGCCCCCTCCGGCTGGCCGCACCCCATGCACATCCACGCCACCAGTTTCCGGGTGCGAAGCCGGGAGACCTACGACGTCGGCGGCTTCACCTCGTTCGCCCTGCCCGGCGGCGGCATCGGCTGCGGCACCGCCACCCCGCTGCGCCGGACCGGCACGGCCGAGGTTCCGCCCGGCGAACGCGGGTGGAAGGACACCGTACGGGTCGGTGCCGGCGAACTCGTCACGGTCGACGGGTACTTCGGCGACTCGGCGGGGAAGTTCGTCTACCACTGCCACATGCTCGAACACGAGGACATGGGCATGATGCGGCAGTTCGTGGTCCTCCCCGACCAGGTCACGCGGCTGGGCGCACCGATGGACATGCCGTCCTCCCCGGACGGCGACATGGGGACCCACGGATGA
- a CDS encoding MFS transporter, with the protein MAGAFFMENLDAMIISTAAPDMAASFGTKPEAIGVTMTAYVVALAVFIPVSGWAADRWGARRVFAWAIAVFTVASALCAAAGGLTELVLTRVLQGIGRAMMVPVGRLAVLRTTRKYDLLRAIAWLTGRVCSPRCSRPRSAVCSPRTPPGAGSSW; encoded by the coding sequence GTGGCCGGGGCATTCTTCATGGAGAACCTCGACGCCATGATCATCTCCACGGCCGCCCCCGACATGGCCGCCTCCTTCGGTACCAAGCCGGAGGCCATCGGCGTCACCATGACCGCGTATGTCGTGGCGCTGGCCGTGTTCATCCCCGTGAGCGGCTGGGCCGCCGACCGCTGGGGTGCCCGTCGGGTCTTCGCCTGGGCGATCGCGGTGTTCACCGTCGCCTCCGCCCTGTGCGCGGCGGCCGGTGGCCTGACCGAGCTGGTCCTGACCCGGGTGCTCCAGGGCATCGGCCGGGCCATGATGGTGCCGGTCGGGCGGCTGGCCGTCCTGCGCACCACCCGCAAGTATGACCTGTTGCGGGCGATCGCCTGGCTGACTGGCCGGGTCTGCTCGCCCCGGTGCTCGCGCCCGCGCTCGGCGGTCTGTTCACCACGTACGCCTCCTGGCGCTGGATCTTCCTGGTGA
- a CDS encoding MFS transporter: MVALPAALWLIPDLRREGGAGRQGFDWGGACSRGPGWPRLSSVWSCSRAGGLEHGGLLARRRPGDLRSGRPSPGAVAQCVARPGHVPSGHVPGVERGGALFRAAISAVPFLLPLMFQQALGWSAARAGLVLVAVFAGNIAVKPFTTPLLRRLGFRTVLVVNGVATAVTFLLCGLLDARTPLALVVAVLFVSGVCRSVSLSAYATIAFTDIQPERTADANGLASTVQQLATGLGIALAALGLRASGPLAALLGLDGPTAAYAVAFGLLAVLPLVCVAEALRLPRDAGAVVTGPVSERVGRPAARSA, encoded by the coding sequence GTGGTCGCGCTGCCCGCCGCCCTCTGGCTGATCCCCGATCTGCGGCGAGAGGGTGGTGCCGGGCGGCAGGGGTTCGATTGGGGGGGTGCGTGCTCGCGGGGGCCGGGCTGGCCTCGTTTGTCCTCGGTCTGGAGCTGCTCGAGGGCCGGCGGGTTGGAGCACGGCGGCCTGCTGGCTCGGCGCCGGCCTGGTGACCTGCGCTCTGGCCGTCCGTCACCTGGTGCGGTCGCGCAGTGCGTTGCTCGACCTGGCCACGTTCCGAGTGGCCACGTTCCGGGTGTCGAACGCGGCGGCGCCCTGTTCCGTGCCGCGATCAGCGCCGTGCCGTTCCTGCTGCCGCTGATGTTCCAGCAGGCCCTCGGGTGGAGCGCCGCGCGGGCCGGGCTGGTGCTGGTCGCGGTGTTCGCGGGCAACATCGCCGTCAAACCGTTCACCACCCCGCTGCTGCGCCGCCTCGGTTTCCGCACGGTGCTGGTGGTCAACGGCGTGGCAACGGCCGTGACGTTCCTGCTGTGCGGCCTGCTCGACGCGCGCACGCCCCTGGCTCTGGTGGTCGCCGTGCTGTTCGTCAGCGGGGTGTGCCGGTCCGTCTCGCTCAGCGCGTACGCCACGATCGCCTTCACGGACATCCAGCCGGAGCGGACCGCGGACGCCAACGGTTTGGCGAGCACCGTGCAGCAGCTGGCCACCGGCCTGGGCATCGCCCTGGCCGCGCTGGGCCTGCGCGCGTCCGGTCCCCTCGCCGCGCTGCTCGGCCTGGACGGCCCTACGGCGGCCTACGCGGTGGCCTTCGGGCTCCTCGCCGTGCTGCCGCTCGTCTGCGTCGCCGAGGCGCTGCGGTTGCCGCGGGACGCGGGGGCGGTGGTCACCGGGCCGGTCTCCGAGCGCGTGGGGCGCCCGGCTGCTCGGTCGGCCTGA